A window of the Linepithema humile isolate Giens D197 chromosome 4, Lhum_UNIL_v1.0, whole genome shotgun sequence genome harbors these coding sequences:
- the LOC136999746 gene encoding uncharacterized protein: protein MIKIYTFQLHLAVLKIKKNCCFFCKKLHTKIARHLETIHSNEDEVKKFSLLPKKCRERLKIIDTIRRKGNFQYNTDSNIGKGDLIVCRRPQASKNKEVKDYLPCAKCHGFFSKISLRQHFYRCTGRNSKHTKAVTVLGRSILGRVHSAANRKLRSVILPVIREDDVCRVIRYDKLVILYGNKLSIKYKLQHQHDMIRAHLRLLGRFLLTIKESNKDIIDLESIYYPKFYEDVISTVNKVAGLDDEVGIYSKPTTAAMLGTLIKKVGHLLITECIKRQDNERKVLVKDFLELLTEDYGTSVNKTVMETRLQHQRQKNDDLPSLDDIAKLYMYLKCKRQKACDDLTNEYTYETWLTLTECTLTSVQLFNRKRAGEIERMLIADFEQYKGIDLDTTDLFKKISLKAQEAAKKYVRFVIRGKLGRTVPVILNCSLLECIKLILQFRENAKVSAENPYIFGLPSYNRKRFKYLRACVLMRKFSEDCNAKVAHLLRGTKLRKHIATFCASMELADTEISDLANFMGHAEKIHREVYRQPIISRDILNITQHLEAAHGCDSQSTEESFSEDSSNNDEQDIRGENIEAAINEETNDNSSFDNTSKSGIANVPKIKRRSSSPHGHIKRKRWSECEKTVVLTAFDEIIRNGKLPSLQAIHEVIKQNSCLRHRSSPQIKTWLHNQLKKIK from the exons ATGATAAAGATTTATACATTCCAACTTCATCTAGCAgtactaaagataaaaaaaaattgttgcttcttttgtaaaaagttacaTACGAAGATAGCACGTCATTTGGAGACCATTCATTCCAATGAAGAtgaagttaaaaaattcagtttactgcctaaaaaatgtagagaaagattgaaaataatagatacAATTAGACGCAAAGGAAATTTTCAGTACAACACTGACAGTAATATCGGGAAAGGTGATTTAATTGTCTGTCGAAGACCACAAGCTTCAAAAAATAAGGAAGTTAAAGATTATTTACCTTGCGCTAAATGTCATGGctttttctccaaaatttCACTTCgccaacatttttatcgatgtACTGGTCGTAATAGCAAGCACACTAAAGCTGTAACAGTTTTGGGACGTTCAATTTTAGGTAGAGTACATAGCGCGGCTAACAGAAAATTACGATCTGTAATATTACCTGTGATAAGAGAGGATGATGTGTGTCGTGTAATAAGATATGATAAACTCGTTATTTTATATGGTAACAAGTtgtctattaaatataaacttcaaCACCAGCATGACATGATCCGCGCACACCTAAGACTGTTAGGCCGTTTTCTGTTAACTATTAAAGAgagtaataaagatataattgatttggaatctatatattatccaaaattttatgaagacGTTATTAGTACAGTTAACAAAGTAGCGGGTTTAGATGATGAAGTAGGAATTTATTCTAAACCTACTACAGCAGCCATGTTGggaacattaataaaaaaagttggtCACCTACTCATTACGGAATGCATAAAACGTCAAGATAATGAGAGAAAAGTTTTAGTCAAAgactttttagaattattaacagaagATTATGGTACCAGTGTTAACAAAACAGTTATGGAAACACGCTTACAACATCaaagacaaaaaaatgatGATCTTCCATCATTGGATGACATAGCTAAATTGTATATGTACTTAAAATGTAAACGACAGAAAGCATGTGACGATTTAACGAACGAATACACATATGAAACTTGGTTGACATTGACAGAATGTACGTTAACCTCAGTTCAATTATTCAATCGTAAACGAGCTGGTGAAATTGAACGCATGCTTATAGCAGATTTTGAACAGTATAAAGGTATTGATCTAGACACAACTgatctctttaaaaaaatttcattaaaagcaCAAGAAGCAGCAAAGAAATATGTACGCTTTGTGATTAGAGGCAAACTTGGTCGCACAGTACCTGTGATATTAAATTGCAGTTTATtagaatgtataaaattaatactacaATTTCGCGAAAACGCGAAAGTTTCTGCAGAAAATCCATACATCTTTGGTCTTCCAAGCTATAATCGAAaacgttttaaatatttaagagcTTGTGTTCTTATGAGAAAATTTTCTGAAGATTGTAATGCAAAAGTTGCACATTTATTACGCGGCACTAAGCTAAGAAAGCACATTGCTACATTTTGTGCAAGTATGGAGCTTGCTGACACAGAAATATCTGATCTTGCAAACTTCATGGGACATGCTGAAAAAATACACAGGGAAGTGTACAGGCAACCCATTATTAGTCgtgatattttgaatattacacAACATTTAGAAGCGGCTCATGGATGTGATTCTCAAAGTACAGAGGAAAGTTTCAGTGAAGATAGTAGCAACAATGATGAACAAGATATTAGGGGAGAAAATATAGAAGCAGCTATAAATGAAG AAACAAATGATAATAGCTCATTTGATAATACATCTAAATCAGGAATTGCAAATGtaccaaaaattaaaagacggTCTa GTTCTCCACATGGTCACATAAAGCGAAAACGATGGAGTGAATGTGAAAAAACAGTGGTGCTAACAGCATTCGATGAAATCATAAGAAATGGCAAGTTACCTTCGTTACAGGCAATTCATGAAGTCATAAAACAAAACTCTTGCTTAAGACATAGATCATCTCCGCAAATAAAAACATGGTTGCATAatcaacttaaaaaaattaagtaa